CGCTGCTCGAATTCTTGCAGAGCACGTACGAAGCGGCTGCCAACCTGGCAGGCTGGAATCGGGCGGAGCTCGACAGCTCATTCGGTGAACCCGGCGTGCCCCGGCAGGTCTAGCGCTCGAGCGCCCCGCGCACGCGCTTGCGATTCACCCGCCAGCCCTCCCAGATCCCTCTGTTGCTGTCCTCCTCCCCGTATTCGTCCCTGCTTTGAGCGATGAACCACTGGAGTAATTGCCTTCTCCTTGGAGCGGCCGAGGGCCGCGACGAGAGAGGATGTCGGAGCGGGAGCCACGAGGGCCGCAGCTCCAATCTTCTCGGCGGAGCTTTCCACCTGAGCCCCTCGCGGGCCATAATCGCGCATGCCTTCCCCCCGCGCCTGGACGCTCGCCGCCATGATTCTGGGATCGAGCCTGACGTTCATCGACGCGACCGTCGTGAACGTGGCGCTGCCGGCGCTCCAGGCGGATCTCGACGCTACCATCACCGAAGTCCAGTGGGTCATCGAGGCTTACGCCCTGTTCCTCGGGGCGCTGATTCTGGTCGGCGGCTCGCTGGGAGACCAGCTCGGGCGCAAGCGCGTCTTCCTCGCCGGGGTGGCGCTGTTCACGACCGCGTCGGCGCTGTGCGGCCTGGCGGGCTCGGCGCGCGTGTTGATCGCCGGCCGGGCGCTCCAGGGCATCGGCGCCGCGTTCCTCGTCCCCGGCAGCCTGGCGATCATCAGCGCGACGTTCGACGACGCCGGCCGGGGCCGCGCCATCGGAACCTGGTCGGGGTTCAGCGCGATGACTTCGGCCCTCGGACCGATCGCCGGCGGCTGGCTCATCGAGCACGTGAGCTGGCGCGCCGTGTTCTTCCTGAACCTGCCGCTGGCGGCGGTCGTGGTGGCGCTTGCCTGGCGCTTCACGGCGGAGAGCCGCGATCCGTCGCGCCTCGGCCACGTCGATTGGACCGGCGCGGCGCTGGCGGTCGGCGGCCTCGGCGGGATCGTGTTCGGCCTGCTCGAGTGGCCAAGCCTCGGCGCGAGCCCCCCGGTGCTCGGCGGGATCGCGGCGGGCGCCGCCGCGCTCGCGCTTCTCGTGCCGGTCGAACGGCGGGCGCGGAACCCGATGCTGCCGTTGAGACTGTTCCGCTCGCGGCCGTTTACGCTCGCGAACCTCCTCACGCTGCTGCTGTACGCCGGTCTTGGCGTCACTCTGTTCGTCGTCCCCATGAACCTCATCCAGGTCCAGCACTACACCGCGACGTCGGCGGGCGCCGCGTTCCTGCCGTTCCCCCTGATCCTGTTCGCGTTGTCGCGCTGGTCGGGCGGTCTGGTCGCCCGGATGGGCAGCCGCTTGCCGCTGACTCTCGGACCGCTGAT
This genomic interval from Candidatus Polarisedimenticolia bacterium contains the following:
- a CDS encoding MFS transporter, yielding MPSPRAWTLAAMILGSSLTFIDATVVNVALPALQADLDATITEVQWVIEAYALFLGALILVGGSLGDQLGRKRVFLAGVALFTTASALCGLAGSARVLIAGRALQGIGAAFLVPGSLAIISATFDDAGRGRAIGTWSGFSAMTSALGPIAGGWLIEHVSWRAVFFLNLPLAAVVVALAWRFTAESRDPSRLGHVDWTGAALAVGGLGGIVFGLLEWPSLGASPPVLGGIAAGAAALALLVPVERRARNPMLPLRLFRSRPFTLANLLTLLLYAGLGVTLFVVPMNLIQVQHYTATSAGAAFLPFPLILFALSRWSGGLVARMGSRLPLTLGPLISAAGLALYARPGVGGPYWTTFFPAIVVLGLGMAITVAPLTTTAMGAVERDHAGVASGVNNAVARVAGLLAIAVFGALLVRTFDTRVRLRLDPLELPSPVRTAIDRELPKMAGAELDSVPSMAPAQRAAVRRAIDEAFVSGFRLVMIGAAALALAAAIAGASIRGRSATGSLDQSPPGGRIS